The sequence below is a genomic window from Flavobacterium lipolyticum.
GTTCGTATAAATTTTCTTTTTTCATTTTGTCTGTTATTTATTGCGGTTGCAAATATACCTGAAAAACACAAATATATACCACTTAAAACAATTAAAAATGGTATAATTTTGTCAAGTGATTTTTTAGCATCTTTTCTAAGAAGTTAAAAAAAAACATGCTTCAATCTATTACCATAATTTATACACAAACAAAATTTACAAGAATATTTACAAAATGAAGAAAATTTTTATTATCAACGGCGGGCAAAACTTTGCGCATTCAGGTGGAAAACTCAATCAAACCATTACAGACTGGACTATAGAATATTTTACAACCAGCAATAAATATGAAGTAAGAACCACTCACGTTCAGGACGAAATTGATCTTGAAGAAGAAGTCGAAAAATTCGTATGGGCTGATTTAGTGATTTACCATACGCCAATTTGGTGGTTTCACCTACCCAATCTTTTTAAAAAATATATTGATGATGTTTTTAGTGAAGGTCACGAGAAAGGAATTTACCAAAATGACGGCAGAACAAGAACAAATCCCGATCTTAATTATGGTACAGGCGGACTTTTGCACGGGCGAAAATACATGCTTACCACTACCTGGAATGCTCCTGCAGCGGCCTTCACGCTTCCGGGAGAATTTTTCGA
It includes:
- a CDS encoding NAD(P)H-dependent oxidoreductase, whose amino-acid sequence is MKKIFIINGGQNFAHSGGKLNQTITDWTIEYFTTSNKYEVRTTHVQDEIDLEEEVEKFVWADLVIYHTPIWWFHLPNLFKKYIDDVFSEGHEKGIYQNDGRTRTNPDLNYGTGGLLHGRKYMLTTTWNAPAAAFTLPGEFFEETTVDEGVMFGFHKMNQFVGMEKLDGFHFHDVEKGATEENIGIFKQNYTNHLKQIFKTI